A stretch of the Gemmatimonadota bacterium genome encodes the following:
- a CDS encoding prepilin-type N-terminal cleavage/methylation domain-containing protein has translation MTIRGGVVTPATRAARAQGGRSQPSCHPDSSTRCAGRQNRNIRLLRLPQLNTAKALGKVLHVQLDRLSDGTAPESPASCSGEMSRNCVLDHLWHRSCFSSGHRFHLESSPSERIVTRRTGFTFAEILVAMAVFSVLHRGRRPKYHSMRGQGLHGGPQGRPRRAQGSPRRVLAENHLYDGPDAARLARDERRAHHHHRE, from the coding sequence GTGACGATTCGTGGCGGTGTCGTAACGCCCGCCACGCGGGCCGCGCGCGCCCAGGGCGGTCGGTCCCAGCCGTCCTGCCACCCGGATTCTTCAACGCGGTGTGCAGGTCGCCAGAACCGAAACATTCGTTTGCTGCGTTTACCGCAACTCAATACTGCCAAGGCGCTTGGGAAAGTTCTTCATGTGCAACTGGACCGACTGTCGGACGGAACGGCTCCCGAAAGCCCGGCCTCGTGTTCCGGCGAAATGAGCCGAAACTGTGTGTTGGATCACCTGTGGCACCGCTCCTGCTTTTCCAGCGGGCATCGGTTCCACCTCGAATCGTCCCCGTCGGAGCGCATCGTGACCCGCAGAACTGGATTCACCTTCGCCGAGATCCTCGTCGCGATGGCTGTCTTCAGCGTCCTCCACCGCGGTCGCCGTCCCAAGTACCACTCCATGCGCGGGCAAGGCCTTCACGGCGGCCCTCAAGGCCGACCTCGCCGAGCTCAGGGATCGCCGAGGAGGGTTCTGGCGGAGAACCACTTATACGACGGACCCGACGCAGCTCGACTGGCGCGCGACGAGCGACGTGCGCATCACCATCACCGCGAGTGA